Proteins from a genomic interval of Equus quagga isolate Etosha38 chromosome 11, UCLA_HA_Equagga_1.0, whole genome shotgun sequence:
- the VAMP2 gene encoding vesicle-associated membrane protein 2, with protein MSATAATAPPAAPTGEGGPPAPPPNLTSNRRLQQTQAQVDEVVDIMRVNVDKVLERDQKLSELDDRADALQAGASQFETSAAKLKRKYWWKNLKMMIILGVICAIILIIIIVYFSS; from the exons AT GTCGGCTACCGCTGCCACCGCCCCCCCCGCCGCCCCAACTGGGGAGGGAGGCCCCCCTGCACCCCCTCCAAACCTCACCAGTAACAGGAGACTGCAGCAGACCCAGGCTCAGGTGGATGAG GTGGTAGACATCATGAGAGTGAACGTGGACAAGGTCCTGGAGAGGGACCAGAAGCTGTCGGAGCTGGACGATCGTGCAGACGCACTTCAGGCAGGGGCCTCCCAGTTTGAAACAAGTGCAGCCAAGCTCAAGCGCAAATACTGGTGGAAAAACCTCAAG aTGATGATCATCTTGGGAGTGATTTGCgccatcatcctcatcatcatcatcg TTTACTTCAGCTCTTAA